The following are from one region of the Actinoplanes sp. L3-i22 genome:
- a CDS encoding TIGR03086 family metal-binding protein codes for MVAARLPLDLDPPVRQIRALLLGLDDHELIASTPCPGWTVATLLDHLMSLAEAFAQAARKGADGLGPGPPPAPSAAHLSPHWRSRLPVLLEELVTAWNDPSAWLGTARAGGVSMSAHEMGIVAAIELVVHGWDLARATGQDFAADPRVLATLIEFLAAGPLDGTPGLFGPRVPIALAEDDDLPRALALTGRDPAWRPPRSRNDPAPELHCEHPPAARSA; via the coding sequence ATGGTGGCCGCTCGTCTGCCGCTGGATCTGGACCCGCCGGTTCGTCAGATCAGGGCGTTGCTGCTGGGTCTGGACGATCATGAGCTGATCGCGTCGACGCCGTGCCCGGGCTGGACCGTCGCGACCCTTCTCGATCATCTGATGAGCCTGGCCGAGGCGTTCGCCCAGGCGGCTCGCAAGGGCGCGGACGGGCTCGGGCCGGGTCCGCCGCCGGCGCCGTCCGCGGCCCACCTGTCGCCGCACTGGCGCAGCCGCCTGCCGGTCCTGCTGGAAGAGCTGGTCACCGCGTGGAATGATCCGTCGGCCTGGCTGGGCACGGCGCGCGCCGGCGGCGTCTCCATGTCGGCTCACGAGATGGGCATCGTCGCGGCGATCGAGCTGGTCGTGCACGGGTGGGATCTGGCCCGCGCCACCGGTCAGGATTTCGCCGCGGATCCGCGCGTCCTGGCCACGCTGATCGAGTTTCTCGCCGCCGGCCCGCTCGACGGCACGCCGGGCCTGTTCGGCCCGCGCGTCCCGATCGCCCTGGCGGAGGACGACGACCTGCCCCGCGCCCTGGCCCTGACCGGCCGCGACCCGGCGTGGCGACCACCCCGCTCCCGCAACGACCCCGCGCCCGAGCTGCACTGCGAGCACCCACCGGCCGCCCGCTCCGCCTGA
- the cobC gene encoding Rv2231c family pyridoxal phosphate-dependent protein CobC — protein sequence MTFDLDHHGDAEVDATLIDLAVNVRHQAMPGWLSDPIRSSLDSLSAYPDATEATAAVAARHRRDPAEVLLTAGAAQAFVLLAQALRGARRPVVVHPQFTEPEAALRNAGHVVDRVLLRAEDGFRLDPALVPDDADLVFVGNPTNPTAVLHPARAVARLARPGRVLVVDEAFSDTTYRPGCPGEPESLAGRRDLPGLVVLRSLTKTWGLAGLRIGYLLGPAELLPRLAAAQPLWAVSTPALAAAIACASPAAVAAEREIAAAVAAERDHLVERLRQVPKVTVPGDPASAFVPVHLPGADRIRVELRKRGYAVRRGDTFPGLGPDWLRIAVRDTATTERFVQTLREVIHEADAGDPIRERDET from the coding sequence ATGACGTTCGACCTCGATCATCACGGCGACGCCGAGGTGGACGCGACCCTGATCGACCTGGCGGTCAACGTCCGGCACCAGGCGATGCCCGGCTGGCTGAGTGATCCGATCCGGTCATCGCTGGACAGCCTGTCGGCGTATCCGGACGCCACCGAGGCCACCGCCGCGGTCGCCGCGAGGCATCGTCGGGACCCGGCCGAGGTGCTGCTCACGGCCGGCGCCGCGCAGGCGTTCGTGCTGCTCGCGCAGGCGTTGCGCGGGGCCCGTCGCCCGGTCGTGGTGCACCCGCAGTTCACCGAGCCGGAGGCCGCCCTGCGCAACGCCGGGCACGTCGTGGACCGGGTGCTGCTGCGCGCCGAGGACGGCTTCCGGCTCGACCCGGCGCTCGTCCCGGACGACGCCGACCTGGTCTTCGTCGGCAACCCCACCAACCCCACCGCGGTGCTGCACCCGGCCCGGGCGGTGGCCCGCCTGGCCCGGCCCGGCCGGGTGCTGGTGGTCGACGAGGCGTTCTCGGACACGACGTACCGGCCGGGCTGCCCGGGCGAGCCGGAGTCCCTGGCCGGCCGGCGCGACCTGCCCGGCCTGGTCGTGCTGCGCAGCCTGACCAAGACCTGGGGCCTGGCCGGCCTGCGGATCGGCTACCTGCTGGGCCCGGCCGAGCTGCTGCCCCGGCTGGCCGCGGCGCAGCCGCTGTGGGCGGTCTCCACGCCGGCGCTCGCCGCGGCCATCGCCTGCGCGTCGCCGGCCGCGGTCGCCGCCGAACGCGAGATCGCCGCGGCGGTCGCCGCCGAGCGGGACCATCTGGTGGAACGGCTGCGGCAGGTGCCGAAGGTCACGGTTCCCGGCGATCCGGCGTCCGCGTTCGTCCCGGTACACCTCCCCGGCGCCGACCGGATCCGCGTCGAGCTGCGCAAACGCGGCTATGCGGTACGCCGTGGCGACACCTTCCCGGGCCTGGGCCCCGACTGGCTCCGGATTGCGGTGCGCGACACTGCCACCACGGAACGATTCGTGCAGACTCTGCGAGAAGTGATCCACGAGGCAGACGCCGGGGACCCGATCCGAGAGCGCGACGAGACGTGA
- the cobA gene encoding uroporphyrinogen-III C-methyltransferase — protein sequence MSLYPMALRLDGRRVLVVGGGSVATRRVPALIAAGARVDIVAPELTPALQAHVDADRATWTPRRFAPGDVEGAWLVHVAIDDPEAAAQVSAAAEDQKIFCVRADDRDAATAWTPAVTRHGQVTVAVTDGGDRRRAMAVRDLVAHALEATPPAAPELKGVALVGAGPGDPELITIKGRRLLAAADVVVADRLVPGMLLGELRPEVELIDAAKIPYGPSAAQAEINRILVDRAQQGKFVVRLKGGDNFVFGRGGEEALACAEAGVPVLVVPGVTSSIAAPALAGIPVTHRGVAHEFTVVSGHIPPDHADSLVDWPALARLRGTLVVLMGLKNLPRIAERLLAEGRDTATPVAVIQEGSTAHQRSLRSTLGAVAADVASAGIRPPAVVVIGDVVAVTEGFTPAAG from the coding sequence ATGAGTCTGTATCCGATGGCGCTGCGCCTCGACGGCCGCCGCGTGCTGGTGGTCGGCGGCGGCTCGGTGGCCACCCGCCGGGTCCCGGCGCTGATCGCGGCCGGTGCGCGGGTCGACATCGTCGCGCCGGAGCTGACCCCCGCGCTGCAGGCGCACGTCGACGCCGACCGCGCGACCTGGACGCCGCGCCGCTTCGCGCCGGGCGACGTCGAGGGCGCCTGGCTGGTCCACGTCGCGATCGACGACCCGGAGGCGGCGGCCCAGGTCAGTGCCGCCGCCGAGGATCAAAAGATTTTTTGCGTACGGGCGGACGACCGCGACGCCGCGACCGCCTGGACCCCGGCCGTGACCCGGCACGGTCAGGTGACGGTCGCGGTGACGGACGGTGGCGACCGCCGGCGCGCGATGGCGGTCCGTGACCTGGTCGCGCACGCGCTGGAGGCGACGCCCCCGGCCGCGCCCGAGCTCAAGGGCGTCGCGCTGGTCGGCGCCGGCCCCGGCGACCCGGAGCTGATCACGATCAAGGGTCGCCGGCTGCTGGCCGCCGCGGACGTGGTGGTGGCCGACCGGCTGGTCCCCGGCATGCTCCTGGGCGAGCTGCGGCCGGAGGTCGAGCTGATCGACGCCGCCAAGATCCCGTACGGGCCGTCCGCCGCCCAGGCGGAGATCAACCGGATCCTGGTCGACCGCGCCCAGCAGGGCAAGTTCGTGGTCCGGCTCAAGGGTGGCGACAACTTCGTCTTCGGCCGCGGCGGCGAGGAGGCCCTGGCCTGTGCCGAGGCCGGCGTCCCGGTCCTGGTCGTGCCCGGCGTGACCAGCTCGATCGCGGCGCCCGCGCTGGCCGGCATCCCGGTCACCCACCGCGGGGTGGCGCACGAGTTCACCGTGGTCTCCGGGCACATCCCGCCGGACCACGCGGACTCGCTGGTCGACTGGCCGGCGCTGGCCCGGCTGCGCGGCACCCTGGTGGTGCTGATGGGCCTGAAGAACCTGCCGCGGATCGCGGAGCGGCTGCTCGCCGAGGGCCGGGACACGGCGACGCCGGTCGCGGTGATCCAGGAGGGGTCGACGGCGCACCAGCGTTCGCTGCGGAGCACGCTCGGCGCGGTCGCGGCCGACGTCGCGAGCGCCGGGATCCGGCCGCCGGCGGTGGTGGTGATCGGTGACGTGGTCGCGGTGACCGAGGGGTTCACCCCGGCCGCGGGCTGA
- a CDS encoding transglycosylase domain-containing protein yields MTDRRPTVAGRVALLIRAGLIAGLVIAGLSYPFTALAGMGVKVGTGALENMPEQLTEVPAAQTTYVYARDGKTLLTMFYEEYRRQVALKDMSPYITQAIVASEDTRFYEHHGVDAKGVARAFVANQQAGGVSQGASTLTMQYVRMALRDSARTPKQALEATEQTASRKLREMRLAIEVEQRLTKQQILQRYLNAAYFGHRAYGIYAAAEVFFSKPAKDLTLNEAALLAGLVKAPSAYDPAIKGQGAAATTRRNYVIDQMLKMGSITAVQAANAKKAKIKLRLSAPPNDCVSINTKHNDWGFFCDYFKNWWREQRAFGKNVLEREENLRRGGYRVITSIDPEIQGYAEAHVLAKEGRDSPFAHGEVVIQPGSGRVLSMAVNRKYSLHQDDNGKHSDRSQRDVRGNYPNTVNPLLGGGDMAGYQAGSTFKIFTMLAALDAGLPLSTSYYAPERFVSKYITAPGPATCGTHWCPKNSSKSMTGNQTMWSGFGKSVNTYFVQLEQRVGAEKAVAMAERLGLKWRTEVDRKLATPEHASGWGAFTLGVSDATPVEIANVFATVAAEGNYCEPLPVMSIRNPDGKDATYKGRLIAAPRCHRVFSQDVARAATDAARCVTGYGAARGSCGGWETSPMVFGTLGRPVAGKSGTTDNNKTAWFSGFTPQLAASAFVADPDNPEHYVGSGRSTISKYTVAETLRDALKGQPHAKFTPPSDKLVW; encoded by the coding sequence GTGACTGACCGACGTCCCACCGTAGCCGGAAGAGTCGCCCTCCTGATCCGCGCCGGGCTCATCGCGGGCCTGGTCATCGCCGGCCTCTCCTATCCCTTCACGGCCCTCGCCGGGATGGGCGTCAAGGTCGGCACCGGGGCCCTGGAGAACATGCCGGAGCAGCTCACCGAGGTGCCCGCGGCGCAGACCACCTACGTCTACGCCCGGGACGGCAAGACGCTGCTGACGATGTTCTACGAGGAGTACCGGCGGCAGGTCGCGCTCAAGGACATGTCGCCGTACATCACCCAGGCGATCGTGGCCTCCGAGGACACCCGCTTCTACGAGCACCACGGCGTCGACGCCAAGGGCGTGGCCCGCGCGTTCGTCGCCAACCAGCAGGCCGGCGGCGTCTCCCAGGGCGCCTCGACGCTGACCATGCAGTACGTGCGGATGGCGCTGCGGGACAGCGCGCGGACCCCCAAGCAGGCGCTGGAGGCCACCGAGCAGACCGCCAGCCGGAAACTGCGCGAGATGCGGCTGGCCATCGAGGTCGAGCAACGGCTCACCAAGCAGCAGATCCTCCAGCGGTACCTGAACGCCGCGTACTTCGGGCACCGGGCGTACGGGATCTACGCGGCCGCCGAGGTGTTCTTCTCGAAGCCCGCCAAGGACCTGACGCTGAACGAGGCGGCGCTGCTCGCCGGGCTGGTCAAGGCGCCGTCCGCGTACGACCCGGCGATCAAGGGGCAGGGCGCCGCCGCGACGACCCGGCGCAACTACGTGATCGACCAGATGCTGAAGATGGGCTCGATCACCGCGGTGCAGGCCGCGAACGCCAAGAAAGCCAAGATCAAACTGAGGCTGAGCGCCCCGCCGAACGACTGCGTGTCGATCAACACCAAGCACAACGACTGGGGCTTCTTCTGCGACTACTTCAAGAACTGGTGGCGGGAGCAGCGGGCCTTCGGTAAGAACGTCCTGGAACGCGAGGAGAACCTGCGCCGCGGCGGCTACCGGGTGATCACCTCGATCGACCCCGAGATCCAGGGGTACGCCGAGGCGCACGTGCTCGCCAAGGAAGGGCGGGACAGCCCGTTCGCGCACGGCGAGGTGGTGATCCAGCCGGGCAGCGGGCGGGTGCTCAGCATGGCGGTGAACCGGAAATACTCGCTGCACCAGGACGACAACGGCAAACACAGCGACCGGTCCCAGCGCGACGTCCGCGGCAACTACCCGAACACGGTGAACCCGCTGCTCGGCGGCGGTGACATGGCCGGGTACCAGGCCGGGTCGACGTTCAAGATCTTCACGATGCTGGCGGCGCTGGACGCCGGGCTGCCGCTGTCCACGTCGTACTACGCCCCCGAACGGTTCGTCTCGAAATACATCACCGCGCCCGGGCCGGCGACCTGCGGGACGCACTGGTGCCCGAAGAACTCCAGCAAGTCGATGACCGGGAACCAGACCATGTGGAGCGGGTTCGGCAAGTCCGTGAACACCTACTTCGTGCAGCTGGAACAACGGGTCGGCGCGGAGAAGGCGGTCGCGATGGCGGAACGGCTCGGGCTGAAATGGCGTACCGAGGTGGACCGGAAACTGGCCACGCCCGAGCACGCGTCCGGGTGGGGGGCGTTCACGCTCGGGGTCAGCGACGCCACCCCGGTCGAGATCGCCAACGTGTTCGCGACGGTCGCGGCGGAAGGGAACTACTGCGAGCCGCTCCCGGTCATGTCGATCCGGAACCCGGACGGCAAGGACGCCACGTACAAGGGCAGGCTGATCGCGGCGCCGCGCTGCCACCGGGTCTTCAGCCAGGACGTGGCGCGCGCCGCGACCGACGCGGCCCGGTGCGTCACCGGGTACGGCGCGGCCCGCGGCAGCTGCGGCGGGTGGGAGACGTCGCCGATGGTGTTCGGGACGCTCGGGCGGCCGGTCGCCGGGAAGAGCGGCACCACCGACAACAACAAGACGGCCTGGTTCAGCGGGTTCACGCCGCAGTTGGCGGCCTCGGCGTTCGTGGCGGATCCGGATAATCCTGAGCATTACGTGGGTAGTGGGCGGTCGACGATCTCCAAGTACACGGTGGCGGAGACGCTTCGGGATGCGCTGAAGGGTCAGCCGCACGCCAAGTTCACGCCGCCGTCCGACAAGCTCGTCTGGTAG
- a CDS encoding cobyrinate a,c-diamide synthase, which yields MSAPSSGHGKTAIAVGLLAAMAARGVTTAGFKVGPDHTDAAYLGLAAGRPGRNLDPRLVGAQRIAPLFGHGASGAQLSVIEGAMGLFDSLTGQPEIDGTAAVAAALRAPVALVVDVAAMGHSLAALVHGFRMFDEMVHLGGVILNRVASPRHEQMLRSALDDIGMPVLGALRRGDLPNVLPTRANGLVPVAHRTVEAGRAVRRLGEAVAQSLDLDRLMALAGTAPALPGPIWTPAEAGEPVEGRPVVALAGGPGAFYTYVETAELLTAAGAEVVIVDPLRDESLPPGTRALVVGSGLPEGYAEELSANRRLCADVAQFARDGWPVVAEGVALPWLGRELDGRPMCGVLDVTGTTGEQTVAGYREATAPGTSVLAPAGARITGYKQHRAIVTPRAGANPAWTWSGGNPEGFVWRQVHASQLGLHWAAAPEIARRLVAAAVAGPAQPAAPERHPQMAAPAQMAAAPQMIGGLAQPIPMSVPAPAQPVPVPAQGIPGLVPAGAQANIPVPVGSQNNTPIQYGEPVPFGEPVPFGEPGNVPIQYAEQSNVPIQYAEQGNGPLPMGPQGSGPIPAGMPGTGAVPVLGYGAGMAPPGPMPGQMSGPMPGMGAGPMSGGMQSAGLASDPAQTTGAPLLDGHLTMPAAPAFGPGASTATGPIPPRPGSGMPNGGPIHGASHPSSPSGPGGLPDNRPTSDIQIPS from the coding sequence GTGAGTGCGCCGTCATCCGGCCACGGCAAGACCGCGATAGCCGTCGGTCTGCTCGCGGCGATGGCGGCCCGCGGCGTCACGACGGCGGGCTTCAAGGTCGGCCCCGATCACACCGACGCGGCGTACCTCGGCCTCGCCGCCGGCCGCCCCGGCCGCAACCTGGACCCGCGCCTGGTCGGCGCGCAGCGGATCGCGCCGCTGTTCGGGCACGGCGCCTCCGGGGCGCAACTGTCCGTGATCGAGGGCGCGATGGGCCTGTTCGACAGCCTCACCGGCCAGCCCGAGATTGACGGCACCGCCGCGGTCGCGGCCGCGCTGCGCGCGCCGGTCGCCCTGGTGGTCGACGTCGCCGCGATGGGTCACTCGCTCGCCGCGCTGGTCCACGGCTTCCGGATGTTCGACGAGATGGTCCACCTCGGCGGCGTGATCCTGAACCGGGTGGCCTCGCCGCGTCACGAGCAGATGCTGCGCAGCGCCCTCGACGACATCGGCATGCCGGTGCTCGGCGCGCTGCGCCGTGGCGACCTGCCCAACGTGCTGCCGACCCGGGCGAACGGCCTGGTGCCGGTCGCGCACCGGACCGTCGAGGCCGGGCGCGCGGTGCGCCGGCTGGGTGAGGCGGTCGCGCAGTCGCTCGACCTGGACCGGCTGATGGCGCTGGCCGGCACGGCGCCGGCGCTGCCCGGGCCGATCTGGACACCGGCCGAGGCCGGCGAACCCGTCGAGGGCCGCCCGGTGGTCGCGCTCGCCGGTGGTCCGGGGGCTTTCTACACGTACGTGGAGACCGCCGAACTGCTCACCGCGGCCGGCGCCGAGGTCGTCATCGTCGACCCGCTCCGCGACGAGTCGCTGCCGCCCGGGACCCGCGCGCTGGTCGTCGGCTCCGGCCTGCCCGAGGGGTACGCCGAGGAGCTCTCCGCCAACCGGCGGCTCTGCGCGGACGTGGCGCAGTTCGCCCGCGACGGCTGGCCGGTCGTCGCCGAGGGCGTGGCGCTGCCCTGGCTGGGCCGGGAGCTCGACGGTCGCCCGATGTGCGGGGTGCTGGACGTCACCGGCACCACCGGCGAGCAGACCGTCGCCGGGTACCGCGAGGCGACCGCGCCCGGCACCTCGGTGCTGGCCCCGGCTGGCGCGCGCATCACCGGGTACAAGCAGCACCGCGCGATCGTGACGCCGCGGGCCGGCGCCAACCCGGCGTGGACGTGGTCCGGCGGGAACCCGGAGGGCTTCGTCTGGCGCCAGGTGCACGCTTCCCAGCTGGGGCTGCACTGGGCGGCCGCGCCCGAGATCGCGAGGCGCCTGGTGGCGGCCGCGGTCGCCGGTCCGGCCCAGCCCGCCGCCCCGGAGCGGCACCCGCAGATGGCGGCTCCGGCGCAGATGGCGGCCGCTCCGCAGATGATCGGTGGTCTGGCGCAGCCGATCCCGATGAGCGTGCCCGCTCCGGCGCAGCCCGTTCCCGTGCCGGCCCAGGGCATCCCCGGCCTGGTCCCGGCCGGCGCCCAGGCCAACATCCCGGTCCCGGTCGGATCCCAGAACAACACCCCGATTCAGTACGGCGAGCCGGTCCCGTTCGGGGAGCCGGTCCCGTTCGGGGAGCCGGGCAACGTTCCGATCCAGTACGCGGAGCAGAGCAACGTCCCGATCCAGTACGCGGAGCAGGGGAACGGTCCTCTGCCGATGGGGCCGCAGGGGAGTGGCCCGATTCCGGCGGGGATGCCGGGCACCGGCGCGGTTCCCGTGCTCGGGTATGGCGCCGGGATGGCCCCGCCCGGCCCGATGCCCGGCCAGATGTCCGGCCCGATGCCCGGTATGGGCGCCGGTCCGATGTCCGGTGGGATGCAGTCCGCCGGTCTGGCCTCCGATCCCGCGCAGACCACCGGCGCGCCCCTGCTCGACGGGCACCTGACGATGCCGGCCGCTCCGGCGTTCGGCCCGGGCGCGTCCACCGCGACCGGCCCGATCCCGCCCCGGCCCGGCTCGGGGATGCCGAACGGCGGCCCGATCCACGGAGCGTCCCACCCGAGCTCGCCGTCCGGTCCGGGCGGCCTCCCGGACAACCGCCCGACCTCGGACATCCAGATCCCGTCCTGA
- a CDS encoding ATP-dependent DNA ligase, whose amino-acid sequence MRFIDIAATSAAVAAVGGRKAKIELLAGALRQLDPDEVAAGSAFLAGELRQRQTGVGYAGLRARPAPAVAPSLTVAGVDAAIAEIATVAGAGSQARRRELLGALFGAATEDEQRLLVGLFGGELRQGAQAGLLAEAVAVAAAVPVAAVRRALLLSGDLKQVAAAALSGGSAALADIHLRVGTPLTPMLAQSAPDVGAALLATGTPAVVDTKLDGIRIQVHRSGDEVAVFTRSLDEITERLPEVVAAVRALPLREVVLDGEAMALDEKGRPRPFQETSSRAATRGKANPVALVPYFFDLLHLDGADLLDEPGRVRWAALADALPAGLIVGRTTVETAEQAAAAFAAALAAGQEGVVIKAPGAAYDVGRRGSAWVKVKPRHTLDLVVLAVEWGHGRRKGWLSNLHLGARDPETGGFVMLGKTFKGLTDELLRWQTERFKELAVEDDGWVVRVRPVQVVEVAFDGVQTSPRYPGGVALRFARVLRYREDKSAAEADTIGAVREIGRGL is encoded by the coding sequence GGTGAGCTGCGGCAGCGGCAGACCGGGGTGGGCTATGCCGGTCTGCGGGCCCGGCCGGCGCCGGCCGTGGCGCCGAGCCTGACCGTGGCCGGCGTCGACGCGGCGATCGCCGAGATCGCGACCGTGGCCGGCGCCGGGTCGCAGGCGCGCCGGCGGGAGCTGCTCGGGGCGCTGTTCGGGGCGGCGACCGAGGACGAGCAGCGGCTGCTGGTCGGGTTGTTCGGCGGGGAGTTGCGGCAGGGCGCGCAGGCCGGGCTGCTGGCCGAGGCGGTCGCGGTCGCCGCTGCGGTGCCGGTCGCCGCCGTACGCCGGGCGCTTCTTCTCTCCGGAGATCTCAAGCAGGTCGCGGCCGCGGCCCTGAGCGGCGGATCGGCCGCGCTCGCCGACATCCACCTGCGGGTCGGCACCCCGCTCACCCCGATGCTCGCGCAGAGCGCCCCGGACGTCGGCGCGGCCCTGCTGGCCACCGGCACGCCCGCGGTCGTCGACACGAAGCTGGACGGCATCCGGATCCAGGTGCACCGCTCCGGCGACGAGGTGGCCGTCTTCACCCGCAGCCTGGACGAGATCACCGAGCGGCTGCCCGAGGTGGTGGCCGCGGTCCGGGCGCTGCCGCTGCGCGAGGTGGTGCTGGACGGCGAGGCGATGGCGCTGGACGAGAAGGGCCGGCCCCGCCCGTTCCAGGAGACGTCGAGCCGGGCGGCCACGCGCGGGAAGGCGAACCCGGTCGCGCTGGTGCCGTACTTCTTCGATCTTCTGCATCTGGACGGCGCCGATCTGCTCGACGAGCCGGGCCGGGTGCGCTGGGCGGCGCTCGCCGACGCGCTGCCGGCCGGCCTGATCGTCGGGCGGACGACCGTGGAGACCGCGGAGCAGGCGGCCGCCGCGTTCGCCGCCGCGCTGGCCGCCGGGCAGGAGGGCGTCGTGATCAAGGCGCCCGGCGCGGCCTACGACGTGGGCCGGCGCGGTTCCGCCTGGGTCAAGGTGAAGCCCCGGCACACCCTCGACCTGGTCGTGCTGGCCGTCGAGTGGGGACACGGGCGGCGCAAGGGGTGGCTGTCCAACCTGCACCTCGGCGCCCGCGACCCGGAGACCGGCGGGTTCGTGATGCTCGGCAAGACGTTCAAGGGGCTCACCGACGAGCTGCTGCGCTGGCAGACCGAGCGGTTCAAGGAGCTGGCCGTCGAGGACGACGGCTGGGTGGTGCGGGTGCGGCCGGTGCAGGTCGTCGAGGTCGCGTTCGACGGGGTGCAGACGTCGCCGCGCTATCCGGGCGGGGTCGCGCTGCGGTTTGCCCGGGTCCTTCGCTATCGCGAGGACAAGTCCGCGGCGGAGGCGGACACCATCGGCGCGGTGCGCGAGATCGGCCGCGGCTTATAG
- the cobT gene encoding nicotinate-nucleotide--dimethylbenzimidazole phosphoribosyltransferase, with translation MTLETTLAAIRPADEQAMAAARDLQARLTKPAGSLGHLEELSVRLAGLAGVCPPPMPEPATVAVFAGDHGVHAQGVSPWPQEVTAQMVANFVAGGAVVNAFARQAGADVMVIDAGVAIPLHGGPNLLDANIRRGTRDMTVEPALTREEALAAVELGLAVAGQLVEAGAKCLLTGDMGIANTTPAAALIAVFTGSAPAVVTGRGTGIDDATLAHKTEVIAAALARHTPAAADPLGVLATVGGLEHAALTGFILGAAAHRVPVIVDGVIAASAALAAAAFAPDAVAAMVAGHRSAEPGATVALAHLGLEPLLDLGMRLGEGSGAVLALPIVAAAVRVLHEVATFDSAGVSEK, from the coding sequence GTGACCCTGGAGACCACCCTGGCGGCCATCCGCCCGGCCGACGAGCAGGCCATGGCCGCCGCCCGCGACCTGCAGGCCCGGCTGACCAAGCCGGCCGGCTCGCTCGGCCACCTGGAGGAGCTGTCGGTGCGCCTGGCCGGCCTGGCCGGGGTCTGCCCGCCGCCGATGCCCGAGCCGGCCACCGTCGCGGTCTTCGCCGGTGACCACGGCGTGCACGCCCAGGGCGTCAGCCCGTGGCCGCAGGAGGTCACCGCGCAGATGGTGGCGAACTTCGTGGCCGGCGGTGCGGTGGTGAACGCGTTCGCCCGGCAGGCCGGCGCGGACGTGATGGTGATCGACGCCGGGGTGGCGATCCCGCTGCACGGCGGGCCGAACCTGCTGGACGCGAACATCCGCCGCGGCACCCGGGACATGACCGTCGAGCCGGCGCTGACCCGCGAGGAGGCGCTGGCCGCCGTCGAGCTGGGTCTCGCGGTCGCCGGCCAGCTCGTCGAGGCGGGCGCGAAATGCCTGCTCACCGGGGACATGGGGATCGCCAACACGACCCCGGCCGCGGCCCTGATCGCGGTCTTCACCGGGTCCGCCCCGGCGGTCGTGACCGGGCGCGGCACCGGCATCGACGACGCGACGCTCGCGCACAAGACCGAGGTGATCGCCGCGGCGCTGGCCCGGCACACCCCGGCCGCCGCCGACCCGCTCGGCGTGCTGGCCACCGTCGGCGGTCTGGAGCACGCCGCGCTGACCGGGTTCATCCTGGGCGCGGCCGCGCACCGGGTGCCGGTGATCGTGGACGGCGTGATCGCCGCCTCGGCCGCGCTGGCCGCCGCCGCGTTCGCGCCGGACGCGGTCGCCGCGATGGTCGCCGGGCACCGCTCGGCCGAGCCGGGCGCCACCGTCGCCCTCGCCCACCTGGGCCTGGAGCCGCTGCTGGACCTGGGGATGCGGCTCGGCGAGGGCAGCGGCGCGGTGCTCGCGCTGCCGATCGTCGCGGCCGCCGTCCGGGTCCTGCACGAGGTGGCGACGTTCGACAGCGCGGGAGTGTCCGAGAAATGA